In Gammaproteobacteria bacterium, the following proteins share a genomic window:
- the phoU gene encoding phosphate signaling complex protein PhoU has product MDTIGFNQHTSHEYNEELEEIRNLLLNMGGMVEKQLQKSVQSILQTNTKMAKKVIKKDLGVNALEVKIDEECTRIIAKRQPAASDLRLIIAVIKCSTDLERIGDEAEKIAKCGQYLIENNFQGQFYKEFEKLSKVAIENLHHALNSLARLDFEAALATVKKDDFVDQLFESLNNDIILSMSEAPNQIQSLLRLSWASKALEKVGDHTKNICEYIIYLVKGKDVRHLDIDTLKEEYF; this is encoded by the coding sequence ATGGATACTATTGGATTTAATCAACACACATCTCACGAATATAACGAAGAACTTGAAGAAATCAGAAACCTGCTGCTGAATATGGGCGGCATGGTTGAAAAACAATTGCAAAAGTCAGTTCAGTCAATTTTGCAAACCAACACCAAAATGGCGAAAAAAGTCATTAAGAAAGATTTAGGTGTGAATGCATTAGAAGTTAAGATTGATGAGGAGTGCACACGCATTATTGCTAAGCGACAGCCTGCTGCCAGCGATTTAAGGTTGATAATTGCTGTTATCAAATGCAGTACCGATTTGGAAAGAATTGGCGATGAAGCCGAAAAAATTGCCAAATGTGGTCAGTATTTGATTGAAAATAATTTTCAAGGACAGTTTTACAAAGAGTTTGAAAAATTGAGTAAGGTTGCCATTGAAAATCTTCACCATGCTTTGAACTCTTTAGCACGTTTAGATTTTGAAGCTGCTTTAGCCACAGTAAAGAAAGATGATTTTGTCGATCAGCTTTTTGAATCTCTAAATAATGACATTATTCTCAGCATGTCTGAAGCTCCAAATCAAATACAATCTTTGTTGAGATTGAGTTGGGCTTCTAAAGCACTAGAAAAAGTTGGTGACCACACCAAAAACATTTGCGAATACATTATTTATTTAGTTAAAGGTAAAGATGTTCGACACTTGGATATTGATACATTGAAAGAAGAGTATTTTTAA